One segment of Candidatus Manganitrophus noduliformans DNA contains the following:
- a CDS encoding AAA family ATPase codes for MKEEIATLQSRMAEAGYIAERPITTALFLARSLQRPLLIEGEAGVGKTDVARVFAQIQQTELIRLQCYDGLDVHSALYEWNYPRQILRIRMEERRGLDPDRSHRPNPIAQIEEEVFSRDCLLERPLLKAITQKERPPVLLIDEVDRADERFEAFLLELLSDFQVTIPELGTIRAEQIPIVLLTSNRTRDLSDALRRRCLYLWIDPPGFEKEIAILRSRLPDINARLAQEIGHFMQRIRTRRLYKTPGIAETLDWARALMQLHRDHLDPEAIEETLGCVLKNYHDVKAFGPEETKTLLAEVERTLR; via the coding sequence ATGAAAGAAGAAATCGCCACGCTGCAATCCCGGATGGCCGAGGCCGGGTATATCGCCGAGCGCCCGATCACGACGGCGCTCTTCTTGGCCCGGTCGCTCCAGCGGCCGCTGCTGATCGAGGGGGAGGCCGGGGTCGGGAAGACCGATGTGGCGCGGGTCTTCGCCCAGATTCAGCAGACCGAGCTGATCCGGCTCCAATGCTACGACGGACTCGACGTCCATTCCGCCCTCTACGAATGGAACTACCCCCGGCAGATCCTCCGCATTCGTATGGAGGAGCGGCGGGGACTCGATCCGGATCGATCCCATCGTCCGAACCCGATCGCCCAGATCGAGGAAGAGGTCTTCAGCCGCGACTGCCTCCTGGAACGTCCCCTTCTAAAAGCGATCACGCAAAAGGAGCGCCCTCCGGTTCTCCTCATCGACGAAGTCGACCGCGCCGACGAGCGGTTCGAGGCTTTTCTGCTGGAGCTTCTCTCCGACTTTCAGGTCACCATCCCGGAGTTGGGAACGATCCGGGCGGAGCAGATTCCGATCGTCCTCCTCACCTCCAACCGGACCCGCGATTTAAGCGACGCGCTGCGGCGGCGCTGCCTCTACCTCTGGATCGATCCCCCCGGCTTCGAAAAAGAGATCGCGATCCTCCGAAGCCGCCTCCCCGACATCAACGCGCGGCTCGCCCAGGAGATCGGCCACTTCATGCAGCGAATCCGAACGCGCCGGCTCTATAAAACCCCCGGGATCGCCGAGACCCTCGACTGGGCCCGTGCCCTCATGCAGCTGCACAGAGATCATCTTGACCCGGAGGCCATCGAAGAAACGCTCGGCTGCGTGTTGAAGAATTATCACGACGTAAAGGCGTTCGGTCCGGAGGAGACGAAGACGCTGCTGGCGGAAGTGGAAAGGACCCTTCGATGA
- a CDS encoding NTP transferase domain-containing protein produces the protein MERDNPKIAAVVLAAGASQRFGQCKQLIRLNGKPLLQHALDPVLKAGMDEVILVLGTEAEAILKEIDVGRARAVRNDRPEEGMSRSLKIALAALSPATEGALIVLADQPFVSPETMAALVDTFRKTHPAVVIPTYNGFRGNPVLLSRSLFDEMQQIEGDIGCRALFGNHPGRIVKVAVDDPGVIIDIDTPEDFERAAEGKPKGPSEKPNDRAVSAVPDDLSQIEARLRRIGTPFARATVVRAERPTSAKPGDKAIIQEDGALHGWIGGSCARDTVIEKGIEAIRGEKPLFLRITPRKEEPMEGMETVPMPCYSGGTIDLFIEPQLPNPPLIVLGRDPVAAALVRLGKAMRFDVTLIDPLADPNSFPAADRLIHRLDLPALEIGARAAVIVATHGRFDEEAIEQAVGTGAGYIALVTSRKRADAILRRLRERGVSPEALGRVKAPAGLNLGAETAEEIALSILAEIVQLRRAERKDQPKVRREDKVVAKTKDPICGMMVNPVGAEYKSEYQGKLFHFCCDGCKAKFDAAPAAHAA, from the coding sequence ATGGAAAGGGATAATCCGAAAATCGCGGCGGTCGTCTTGGCCGCCGGCGCCTCCCAACGATTCGGCCAATGCAAGCAGTTGATCCGGCTGAACGGCAAACCCCTTCTGCAGCATGCGCTCGATCCGGTCCTGAAAGCCGGGATGGATGAGGTGATCCTGGTCCTCGGGACCGAGGCCGAGGCGATTCTCAAAGAGATCGATGTCGGCCGCGCCCGCGCCGTCCGGAACGACCGGCCGGAGGAGGGGATGAGCCGTTCGCTGAAGATCGCCCTGGCCGCTCTGTCCCCGGCGACGGAAGGAGCGCTCATCGTTCTGGCCGACCAGCCGTTCGTCTCCCCCGAGACGATGGCGGCCCTGGTCGACACCTTCCGCAAAACGCATCCCGCCGTGGTGATCCCTACCTACAACGGGTTCCGCGGAAACCCGGTTCTCCTTTCAAGGTCGCTCTTCGACGAGATGCAGCAGATTGAAGGGGACATCGGCTGCCGCGCCCTCTTCGGAAATCATCCCGGCCGGATCGTGAAGGTGGCGGTCGACGATCCGGGAGTGATCATCGACATCGACACTCCGGAAGATTTCGAGCGGGCGGCTGAAGGAAAACCGAAGGGGCCGTCCGAAAAGCCGAATGACCGGGCCGTCTCCGCCGTTCCGGACGACTTATCGCAGATCGAAGCCCGACTCCGCCGGATCGGAACCCCCTTCGCCCGAGCAACCGTGGTCCGGGCCGAGCGGCCGACCTCCGCCAAGCCGGGAGACAAAGCGATCATCCAGGAAGACGGCGCCCTCCACGGATGGATCGGGGGAAGCTGCGCCCGGGATACCGTGATCGAAAAAGGAATCGAGGCGATCCGCGGAGAGAAGCCCCTTTTCCTCCGGATCACCCCTCGAAAGGAGGAACCGATGGAAGGGATGGAAACGGTCCCGATGCCCTGCTATAGCGGGGGGACGATCGATCTTTTCATCGAGCCGCAACTGCCGAATCCGCCGCTGATCGTCTTGGGACGCGATCCGGTCGCCGCGGCGCTCGTCCGGCTCGGCAAGGCGATGCGATTCGACGTCACCCTGATCGACCCTCTGGCCGATCCGAATTCGTTTCCGGCGGCCGACCGGCTGATTCATCGGCTCGACCTCCCCGCGCTCGAAATCGGAGCGCGCGCCGCGGTCATCGTCGCGACACACGGCCGGTTCGATGAAGAAGCAATCGAGCAGGCGGTCGGAACCGGCGCCGGATATATCGCCCTGGTCACAAGCAGGAAGCGGGCCGATGCGATCTTACGGCGTTTGCGCGAGCGGGGGGTCTCTCCGGAAGCGCTGGGGCGGGTGAAGGCTCCCGCCGGTTTGAACCTCGGAGCAGAGACCGCCGAGGAGATTGCGCTGAGCATCTTGGCTGAGATCGTTCAACTCCGGCGGGCCGAAAGAAAGGACCAACCGAAGGTCCGTCGGGAGGATAAAGTCGTCGCTAAGACCAAAGATCCAATTTGCGGGATGATGGTCAACCCGGTCGGAGCCGAATACAAATCTGAATATCAAGGAAAGTTATTTCATTTCTGCTGCGACGGGTGTAAAGCGAAGTTTGACGCCGCCCCGGCCGCCCATGCTGCGTAG
- a CDS encoding iron-sulfur cluster assembly scaffold protein gives MIAYGGRILEHYRHPRNAGSLPDPDISYEDVNPLCGDRIRIMLKLAAGETVDAARFRADGCIISQAASSLLTEMVTGRRLDEIETLAPETLLQALQWELRPARIKCALLPYEILQTGIKEYRREHR, from the coding sequence ATGATCGCCTACGGCGGGCGGATCTTGGAGCACTACCGCCATCCCCGAAATGCCGGATCGCTCCCAGACCCCGACATCTCTTATGAGGATGTAAATCCCCTCTGCGGAGACCGGATTCGGATCATGTTGAAGCTCGCCGCGGGAGAGACGGTGGACGCGGCGCGGTTTCGGGCCGACGGCTGCATCATCAGCCAGGCGGCCAGCTCCCTTCTCACCGAGATGGTCACCGGCCGGCGGCTCGATGAAATCGAAACGCTTGCTCCTGAAACGTTGCTGCAGGCGCTCCAATGGGAGCTTCGGCCCGCGCGGATCAAATGCGCCCTCCTCCCCTATGAGATCCTTCAAACCGGAATCAAAGAATACCGCCGAGAACACCGATGA
- a CDS encoding XdhC family protein → METFDFIDQLRRTRTRAAMATLIRTRGTTPRKEGTKMLVDEAGQILGSVTIGGCVDAQVIEAGGEVLRDGRPRLLSLRLGDEEAWEIGLTCGGTLDILIEPIHPSDPADPTARGYDAARAAAEQGGAVLAAVIGGEGLSIGARFLIGTTGEVKGPVDSALAEALRREIPARIANQAVSETIPLTLSDGRMIDLFLETFGAPPTLLIFGAGAVAIPLATFGKGLGFRTVLVDGRPRFANRTRFPDADDIRVGIPSEIAEAFPLNRGVWVVLVAHDYKYDVPVLARALRTDVPYIGMLGSRRRGRAILDLLREKGIDEGSLQRIRVPIGLDLGAQSAAEIAISILSEILAVKYGREGTPLSRPAVATTSGRSAPGGPQ, encoded by the coding sequence ATGGAAACTTTTGACTTCATCGATCAACTCCGCCGCACCCGGACCCGCGCCGCCATGGCGACGCTGATCCGGACCCGCGGGACGACCCCCCGCAAAGAAGGGACCAAAATGCTCGTCGATGAGGCGGGCCAGATCCTCGGCTCGGTGACCATCGGCGGCTGCGTCGATGCGCAGGTGATCGAGGCCGGCGGAGAGGTCCTCCGCGACGGACGGCCCCGCCTTCTGTCGCTCCGACTGGGGGATGAGGAAGCCTGGGAGATCGGCTTAACCTGCGGGGGAACCCTCGACATCCTCATCGAGCCGATCCACCCCTCCGACCCGGCAGACCCCACCGCCCGCGGATATGATGCGGCGCGCGCAGCCGCCGAACAGGGAGGAGCGGTCTTGGCGGCCGTCATCGGTGGAGAGGGCCTGTCGATCGGGGCGCGATTCCTGATCGGCACAACGGGAGAGGTAAAGGGTCCGGTCGATTCGGCGCTCGCCGAGGCGCTTCGCCGGGAAATCCCCGCTCGGATTGCAAATCAAGCCGTTTCCGAGACGATTCCCCTCACGTTGTCCGACGGCCGAATGATTGATCTCTTCCTCGAAACCTTCGGCGCCCCACCGACGCTGCTGATCTTCGGCGCCGGGGCGGTCGCCATCCCGCTCGCGACCTTCGGGAAGGGACTCGGCTTCCGGACCGTCCTGGTCGACGGCCGTCCCCGTTTCGCCAATCGGACACGTTTTCCGGACGCCGACGACATCCGGGTCGGGATTCCCTCGGAGATCGCCGAAGCCTTTCCGCTGAACCGGGGGGTTTGGGTCGTCCTGGTCGCCCATGATTACAAGTATGACGTGCCGGTTCTGGCGCGCGCCCTCCGGACCGATGTCCCCTACATCGGAATGCTCGGGAGCCGCCGGCGGGGACGGGCGATCCTCGACCTCCTCCGAGAAAAAGGGATCGACGAAGGGTCGCTTCAACGGATTCGCGTCCCGATCGGCCTCGACCTCGGCGCGCAGTCGGCGGCGGAGATTGCGATCAGCATCCTGTCGGAGATCCTCGCCGTGAAGTATGGGCGTGAAGGAACCCCGTTGAGCCGACCCGCGGTTGCAACGACCTCCGGCCGCTCCGCACCGGGAGGACCCCAATGA
- a CDS encoding TenA family transcriptional regulator, which produces MSTTMDAQTFIHSLEEEILHHEAVHHPFLKRFASEKLTVEQIQTFGLQHYQLVKVFVNYMTNLLPKIPDKDAADLFRTVFDDEFGQHTIFRSHPALYRNFLKALGLPDEAWGRVKILPETSRFIEGHKEMTRGKDFLFALGAIGPGHEFSIPTMFAYLIEGLKKNTSLTDEDVEYFSLHIVEDVEHAVVFNKLISRHVETEEGQKRLRDGALQSLAYRKTFWDGLQRAVFGA; this is translated from the coding sequence ATGTCGACGACGATGGACGCCCAAACGTTTATCCACTCCCTTGAGGAAGAGATCCTGCATCATGAAGCGGTGCATCATCCCTTCCTCAAGCGCTTCGCCTCCGAGAAGCTGACGGTCGAGCAGATCCAGACCTTCGGCCTTCAGCATTATCAACTGGTCAAGGTCTTCGTCAACTACATGACCAACCTGCTTCCGAAGATTCCGGACAAAGACGCCGCCGATCTTTTCCGGACCGTGTTTGACGACGAGTTCGGCCAGCACACCATCTTCCGAAGCCACCCCGCCCTTTATCGAAATTTCTTGAAGGCGCTCGGTCTCCCGGACGAAGCCTGGGGCAGGGTGAAGATCCTTCCGGAGACCTCCCGCTTCATCGAGGGCCACAAGGAGATGACCCGAGGGAAAGACTTTCTCTTCGCCCTCGGCGCCATCGGTCCCGGACACGAGTTCTCCATCCCGACGATGTTCGCCTATTTAATTGAAGGGCTCAAGAAAAACACGAGCCTGACCGATGAGGATGTCGAGTACTTCTCGCTTCATATCGTCGAAGATGTCGAGCACGCCGTCGTCTTCAACAAGCTGATCTCCCGCCACGTCGAAACCGAAGAGGGCCAAAAGCGCCTCCGCGACGGCGCCCTGCAATCGCTCGCCTACCGGAAAACCTTCTGGGACGGACTGCAACGGGCGGTCTTCGGCGCTTGA
- a CDS encoding four helix bundle suffix domain-containing protein, translated as MKNGDKPIPVLIGAHGGYRELKSYQNAEIVYDATVRFCDRFVEHRSRTRDQMVQAARSGKQNIAEGSVASGTSRKTELKLVSVARASLEELLLDYQDYLRQHGLALWAKNHSTAQAVRKLAFEKDRSYKTYRTYVEKESAETAANTLICLIHQTNYLLDRQLRQLEKQFLNEGGFAERLYRARKKRPL; from the coding sequence ATGAAAAACGGCGACAAGCCAATTCCTGTTTTGATCGGAGCGCACGGCGGATACCGCGAGCTGAAGTCGTATCAAAACGCGGAGATCGTTTATGACGCCACCGTGAGGTTCTGCGACCGGTTTGTGGAGCACCGATCACGCACGCGCGACCAGATGGTTCAGGCGGCGCGGAGCGGCAAGCAGAACATCGCCGAGGGGAGCGTGGCGTCGGGCACTTCTAGGAAAACAGAACTGAAACTGGTGAGCGTGGCGCGGGCGAGCCTCGAAGAATTGTTGCTGGACTACCAGGACTATTTAAGGCAACACGGGCTGGCCCTTTGGGCAAAGAATCACTCCACCGCGCAAGCGGTGAGAAAACTCGCTTTTGAAAAGGATAGGTCGTATAAGACCTATAGGACCTATGTCGAAAAAGAAAGTGCAGAAACTGCTGCAAACACATTGATCTGCTTGATCCACCAAACCAACTACCTGCTCGACCGGCAATTGCGACAGCTTGAAAAACAGTTTCTAAATGAAGGCGGTTTCGCAGAGCGGCTCTACCGGGCGAGAAAGAAAAGACCTTTATAG
- a CDS encoding vWA domain-containing protein, translating to MKTQAFSDFPSRPGDLIENLALFCRHLREAGVRVGPSEEIDAGRAILQADLADLDEFHLALRSTLVRRHADLAPFDRLFRKFWKGEEIVSSESPPRPARRSRPSGEGPPLSWPGEEERSSRSEERQETVQVGSSREAPLRKRSFETLTPEELDEMEALLDKLVWRLATRRSRRRVPAHGGEEIDLRRSFRAALWYGGEFITLARRTRPIERARLVFLCDVSGSMDSYSRFLIRFLLSLRRFTDSVEILVFNTSLTHLTPLLRVQTVDRLLDEIAEAVPGWSGGTMIGESLDAFLTGYPSLLKPESVVVILSDGLDRGETDLLAHAMQGIRRKARKIIWLNPLLGDPEYAPLCQGMQAALPFVDHFGAAHNLESLETLITQLGV from the coding sequence ATGAAGACGCAAGCGTTTTCTGATTTCCCATCCCGTCCCGGCGATCTCATCGAGAATCTCGCCCTCTTCTGCCGACATCTCCGGGAGGCCGGCGTTCGGGTCGGCCCGTCGGAAGAAATCGACGCCGGCCGAGCGATCCTTCAGGCCGATCTGGCCGATCTCGACGAATTCCATCTCGCCCTCCGCTCCACCCTGGTCCGGCGTCACGCCGACTTAGCGCCGTTCGATCGACTCTTCCGCAAATTCTGGAAGGGGGAGGAGATCGTCTCTTCCGAATCGCCTCCCCGCCCGGCGCGCCGATCCCGGCCCTCCGGAGAGGGTCCCCCCCTCTCTTGGCCCGGCGAAGAGGAGCGCTCCTCCCGATCCGAAGAGCGGCAAGAGACGGTTCAGGTCGGATCGAGCCGGGAAGCGCCGCTCCGGAAAAGGTCGTTCGAAACCCTTACCCCGGAAGAGCTCGATGAGATGGAGGCGCTCCTCGACAAGCTGGTCTGGCGGCTCGCCACACGCCGGAGCCGGCGGAGGGTCCCCGCCCATGGCGGAGAGGAGATCGATCTGCGCCGGAGCTTTCGCGCCGCGCTCTGGTATGGCGGGGAATTCATCACGCTAGCCCGCCGGACACGCCCGATCGAGCGGGCACGGCTGGTTTTCCTCTGCGACGTCAGCGGGTCGATGGACTCTTACAGCCGGTTCTTGATCCGGTTCCTCCTCTCCCTCCGACGGTTCACTGATTCGGTCGAGATCCTCGTTTTCAACACAAGCCTGACTCACCTGACGCCGCTTCTGAGGGTCCAGACGGTCGACCGTCTCCTCGACGAGATTGCGGAAGCGGTCCCCGGCTGGTCGGGGGGGACGATGATCGGCGAATCGCTCGACGCATTTCTAACCGGATACCCGTCCTTGTTGAAGCCGGAATCGGTGGTCGTTATCCTCAGCGATGGGCTTGACCGCGGGGAGACCGACCTGTTGGCTCATGCCATGCAAGGAATCCGGAGAAAAGCGAGAAAAATCATCTGGCTCAATCCGCTGTTGGGAGACCCCGAATACGCGCCGCTCTGCCAAGGTATGCAGGCCGCCCTCCCCTTTGTCGACCACTTCGGGGCCGCGCACAATCTTGAATCGCTGGAAACGCTGATCACCCAGCTTGGCGTCTGA
- a CDS encoding Mrp/NBP35 family ATP-binding protein, whose product MSPEAQKDLKTILKKIHFTDDAQVMKQLVDQSLQVKIRMGQIRRKIVIMSGKGGVGKSMTTANISLAFARQGNKVGVLDVDLNGPCIPKMLGVKDRFEFTSEGAIPPVGPYEMKVASMDFFLRQEDSPVRWKGPMELSPVWLGLMEMNVIREFLGDVNWGEIDYLFTDLPPGAAADKPPVIAGFIPELDGAVVVTTPSEVAKTVVKKSIVYARDLGIPIIGLVENMSGALCPNCSTAVPFFEGGCEDLCEELDVPLLGKIPFDRELSHACDSGEPLAATHPISKRFDEIANRIQQLLDYKKIVAEKL is encoded by the coding sequence ATGTCCCCAGAAGCTCAAAAAGATTTAAAAACAATTCTTAAAAAGATTCACTTTACCGATGACGCGCAGGTGATGAAGCAGCTGGTCGACCAGTCGCTCCAGGTCAAGATCCGGATGGGCCAGATCCGCCGGAAAATCGTGATCATGAGCGGAAAAGGCGGCGTCGGAAAAAGCATGACCACCGCCAATATCTCCCTTGCCTTTGCCCGGCAGGGAAACAAGGTCGGGGTCCTCGACGTCGATTTAAACGGCCCCTGCATTCCGAAGATGCTTGGCGTCAAAGACCGCTTCGAGTTCACCTCCGAAGGAGCGATCCCGCCGGTCGGGCCGTATGAAATGAAGGTCGCCTCGATGGATTTCTTCCTTCGCCAGGAAGACTCTCCGGTCCGTTGGAAGGGACCGATGGAGCTCTCCCCGGTTTGGCTCGGATTAATGGAAATGAACGTCATCCGCGAATTTCTCGGGGACGTCAACTGGGGCGAGATCGATTATCTCTTCACCGATCTTCCCCCCGGCGCCGCCGCCGATAAGCCGCCGGTGATCGCCGGATTCATCCCGGAGCTGGACGGCGCGGTCGTCGTCACCACCCCTTCCGAAGTCGCCAAAACCGTCGTGAAGAAATCGATCGTCTATGCCCGCGATCTCGGCATTCCGATTATCGGACTGGTCGAAAACATGAGCGGCGCCCTCTGCCCGAATTGCAGCACCGCCGTCCCCTTCTTTGAGGGAGGATGCGAAGACCTCTGCGAAGAGCTCGATGTTCCCCTTTTGGGAAAGATCCCCTTCGACCGCGAATTGTCGCACGCGTGTGACTCGGGCGAGCCGCTCGCGGCGACGCATCCGATTTCGAAGCGGTTCGATGAGATCGCCAACCGGATTCAACAGCTCTTGGATTATAAAAAGATCGTTGCCGAAAAATTGTAG
- a CDS encoding PCP reductase family protein, translating into MKFVCMKCESFMTFENVQVPGEQSLGVTFACPTCNAKVAMVTNPGETAMVQALGVKLGGRTAPAEPMELTRQTLKETPDNFSKPAPSPTVQKEMMAAEMAKASSSGGGTCPFSSMIAQMQGGTKKEAATGELTWTAEAKERIEKVPSFMRPMIQMGIESYARRNGLSTITPDVMDASKNDQGEMVWSKEAESRLDNIPSFIRPMAKKEIERMAKERGQTQITADLMEEAKSKFIGMGY; encoded by the coding sequence ATGAAGTTCGTATGTATGAAGTGTGAAAGTTTCATGACCTTTGAGAATGTCCAAGTCCCGGGAGAACAATCGCTCGGCGTGACCTTCGCCTGCCCGACCTGTAATGCCAAGGTGGCGATGGTGACCAACCCCGGCGAGACGGCGATGGTCCAGGCGCTCGGCGTGAAGCTGGGCGGACGGACCGCTCCGGCCGAGCCGATGGAGCTGACCCGGCAGACATTGAAAGAGACCCCCGACAACTTCAGCAAGCCGGCCCCCTCTCCCACGGTCCAGAAAGAAATGATGGCGGCCGAGATGGCCAAGGCCTCTTCCTCCGGCGGCGGGACCTGTCCCTTCTCCAGCATGATCGCCCAGATGCAGGGGGGAACCAAGAAGGAGGCGGCCACCGGGGAATTGACCTGGACCGCCGAAGCGAAGGAGCGGATCGAGAAGGTCCCCTCGTTCATGCGGCCGATGATCCAGATGGGGATCGAAAGCTACGCCCGGCGCAACGGCCTCTCGACGATCACCCCGGACGTCATGGACGCCTCCAAGAATGATCAAGGTGAGATGGTCTGGTCGAAGGAGGCGGAAAGCCGCCTCGACAACATCCCCTCTTTCATCCGCCCGATGGCCAAAAAAGAGATCGAGCGGATGGCCAAAGAGCGGGGACAGACGCAGATCACCGCCGATCTGATGGAAGAAGCCAAATCGAAGTTCATCGGCATGGGTTATTAA
- a CDS encoding SRPBCC family protein → MGLTFDKKFEINAPIEAAWAFLTDPKQVAQCLPGAELTKQIDATTYEGTVSAKVGPIMAKYKGEVRLEKLDRATYEVVAVGRGQDVTGKGGADGKMVSRFRAIDPGKTEISISSEVNLTGKLVQFGRGLIQDVADQIFHKFTAAVRERLEKPADAAAAVSPPSPAAPINAFALLSRAIWQWLLRLFGKRSADGKG, encoded by the coding sequence ATGGGACTCACATTCGATAAAAAATTTGAGATCAACGCGCCGATCGAGGCGGCCTGGGCATTCCTGACCGATCCCAAACAGGTGGCCCAATGCCTCCCGGGCGCCGAGCTGACAAAACAGATCGATGCGACGACTTATGAAGGGACCGTCTCCGCGAAGGTCGGGCCCATCATGGCGAAATACAAAGGGGAGGTCCGCCTGGAAAAACTGGACCGCGCAACCTATGAAGTGGTCGCCGTCGGCCGCGGCCAAGATGTGACGGGGAAGGGCGGGGCCGACGGAAAGATGGTCAGCCGTTTTCGAGCGATCGATCCGGGCAAGACGGAGATCTCCATCTCCTCCGAGGTCAACTTGACCGGGAAGCTGGTCCAATTCGGCCGCGGGCTCATTCAAGACGTCGCCGACCAAATCTTTCACAAATTCACCGCGGCGGTCCGCGAGCGCCTCGAAAAGCCGGCTGATGCCGCGGCGGCGGTCTCTCCTCCCTCCCCTGCGGCGCCGATCAACGCCTTCGCCCTGTTGAGCCGGGCGATCTGGCAATGGTTGCTGCGGCTCTTCGGAAAAAGGAGCGCCGATGGAAAGGGATAA
- a CDS encoding SufS family cysteine desulfurase: MSLDAEQLRKDFPLLERTVHGKPLIYLDNAATTQKPVQVLDAIRDYYLSSNANVHRSIYALGEEATARYEAARDRVARFIDVPREGVVFTRGTTEAINLVAQSGGRSFLRKGDEILLTDLEHHSNLIPWQLVAKERGARLRFLPVRDGALDLDRLADCVTRKTRLIAVTALSNALGSVTPLERFREAALSVGALLLVDAAQAVAHQPISFASIGCDFLAVSGHKMLGPTGIGVLAARPDLLERMPPFFGGGEMIREVWPETATWNTLPWKFEAGTPHVAGAVGLAAAIDYLDRVGMKGIQAHGAALAEEAAAGLLKIRGTTLYGPKPGEARGPIVSFTCDGIHPHDLAASLDEEGIAIRAGHHCAQPLMRRLGIAGTARASFGLYNTSADLKIFLEAVTRAVDLFRSLRRG; the protein is encoded by the coding sequence ATGAGCCTCGACGCCGAACAATTGCGGAAAGACTTTCCCCTTCTTGAGCGGACCGTTCATGGAAAACCGCTGATCTATCTGGACAACGCCGCCACGACACAAAAACCGGTCCAGGTCCTCGATGCTATCCGGGACTATTACCTCTCCTCCAATGCGAACGTTCATCGCAGCATTTACGCGCTGGGAGAAGAGGCGACCGCCCGGTATGAAGCGGCGCGGGACCGCGTGGCCCGATTCATCGACGTTCCCCGGGAAGGGGTTGTCTTCACGCGGGGAACGACCGAAGCGATCAATCTCGTCGCGCAGAGCGGGGGGAGGAGCTTTCTTCGGAAAGGCGATGAGATCTTGCTCACTGACTTGGAACATCACAGCAACCTGATCCCCTGGCAGCTTGTCGCGAAGGAGCGCGGCGCTCGGCTGCGCTTCCTCCCGGTCCGCGACGGCGCGCTTGACCTCGATCGGCTCGCCGACTGCGTCACCCGCAAGACCCGGCTGATCGCCGTGACCGCGCTTTCAAACGCCCTCGGCAGCGTGACGCCGTTGGAGCGATTCCGAGAAGCGGCCCTTTCGGTCGGGGCGCTGCTCCTTGTCGATGCCGCACAGGCGGTCGCCCATCAGCCGATCTCCTTTGCCTCCATCGGCTGCGATTTCCTCGCCGTCTCCGGCCACAAGATGCTCGGCCCGACCGGGATCGGCGTCCTGGCCGCTCGGCCCGATCTGTTGGAGCGGATGCCCCCTTTTTTCGGAGGGGGGGAGATGATCCGGGAGGTCTGGCCGGAGACGGCGACCTGGAACACCCTTCCCTGGAAATTCGAGGCAGGGACCCCGCACGTCGCCGGGGCGGTTGGCCTCGCCGCTGCGATCGATTATCTCGACCGGGTCGGAATGAAGGGGATCCAGGCGCACGGGGCGGCGTTGGCGGAGGAGGCCGCGGCCGGCCTCTTGAAGATTCGGGGAACGACCCTGTATGGCCCCAAGCCGGGAGAGGCCCGCGGCCCGATCGTCTCCTTTACTTGTGATGGAATCCATCCCCATGATCTCGCCGCCTCCCTCGATGAAGAGGGGATCGCCATCCGGGCCGGTCACCACTGCGCCCAGCCGCTGATGCGCCGTCTCGGAATCGCCGGGACCGCCCGCGCGAGCTTCGGCCTCTATAATACTTCGGCCGACTTAAAGATATTTCTCGAAGCGGTGACCCGGGCGGTCGATCTCTTCCGCTCCCTTCGCCGGGGCTGA